The nucleotide sequence GTTCGCCGCCGACCAGACGGCTGGCGCCGGCCGATGTGCCGTAAATGCCGGCCGCCTCGGTGACCGCAGCGGTGATTTCGGGGTGACCGTTGATGTCGAGATAATCGTAGGTGGAAAAGTTGAGATATTCCTTGCCGGAGATGAGCGTGGTGGCCTTGGCCGCACGTTCATGGCAAAGAAACAGAGGATTTTCCATCCCCATCTTGGCTCCCATTTCCACAAGCCGATCAAAGGCGAGCTTGGAACGCGTGCGGTTGAATCCGGAAGCGCTGCTTTCGGCGGCGGCGGGAGTTTGCACCGCCTCTTGACCAGCCTGACAGGAATGGTTGTTCTTCATGCCTCATCCTCGTAAATTTGTCCAAAATAGCCATGCCGGTGGGCCAAGTGGGGGCTGCAATCGGCAGGCGCAACATTGTAAGAAATCAATATAGCCAAAGCAAGAAACTATGGCAAGCAACGATTGCAGCGGCAACAACAGCCAGTTTGCGGGCAGACAGGGTCTCCTTTGTCCTTGTGGCGGCCAGCGTGAACGGCATTGCCGGCTGGACAAGCTGGTAGATATCTACTAACATGATCCGTTACCCATTTGGCTGCAACGCCCCTTTTGCCCTGCCTCGATCCTGTCGGGTTGCAGGGCCTTGGCCCTTTACAGGCATGAAGATATGCGTCAGGACTCCGAAAATCCAGCCCAAGACACCCCACAGGGCGAAATAGCTCTTGATGGCGTGCGTTATGCCAATCTGCACCAGGCAGGCCAGCAGTGGCGCGTTGGTGCGGTCAACCCCGCATGGCGGCAGGAGCTGCTTGCCCTGCCCGCTAATCCTGACGGCAACGACCTTGCCCGGCTGGAAGATCGCGGCCTGTGGATAGCGCCCGTGCGCGCCGGGGGCACGCCGCCGCTGGCGGTTTTGTGCTGCGGCCTTGGGTCTGTATGGCCTGGCATGGGGCGTGAGCTGTACGACAACTTTCCCGCTGCCCGCGCGGCCATGGACCGCCTTGCCTCGGTGGCCGACTGGGACGTGCTGGGCCTCATGGACGAAACGGACGTGGAAAAGGTCAGCCTTACCCGCTGGCAGTCGCCCTACGTCTTCATGCTTGAATACGCCCAGTGGAGCGTGTTGTCTTCGCTGGGGCTCAGCCCTTCGCTGTTTTGCGGCCACAGTCTGGGCGAAATCATCGGCCTCTGTATCTCCGGTATTCTCGCGCCGGAGGAGGCCTGGTATATCATGGACACGCGCGCCGTGCACATGGCCGAAATGGAGGCAAGGGCCACCCGCGAGACGGGCATGATGGCCGTGCATGCCGATGCCGAAGCCATCAGCGAAACATGCGCCGCCTTTCCTGCGCTCTATGTCTCCAACTACAATACGCCGCACCAGTTTATTTTGAGCGGCCCGCGCGAAGTGCTGCAGGAGGCCCGCAAAAGCCTGCGCACACGTCGTATCCCCGCCATTGTGCTTAACGTGAGTCTGGCTTTTCACCATCCCAGCATGCGCGTCCTGCGCGATATTTCGCTACGCCGTCTGAGCGCGCTCGAAACGCACGCGCCCGCAACGCCAATGCTGAGCTGCATTGACGCGCAGTTTTATCCGGGCGACGCCGCATCCACCTGCATGCATATTGCCGATCTGGACGAAAATTCCGTGCGTTGGACGGAATGTGTGCAGACCATGTGGAACCGCGAGGGCATCAGGTATTTTTTCGAGCTTGGGCCGCAGGATACCCTGTGCAGCCTGGTGACCGACAACGAGCCGCAGGCCGTCTGTTTTGCGGCGGGACGCAAAGGGCGCGAGGTCGAAGGCATGCGTCAGGCCTGCGCCCGTCTGTACTCGCTGGGCTATCTGCCGCACGCAGCGGTGAAGAGCCGCGCCGACGCGGCGGCCGACGGCGGCGAATCGCGTCTGCTGGCGTGCATGCCCGCCCCTCATTGCGGGTTGCGCCCCGTTGCGCCGACCAACCTGGCCCAGGCTGACGGCGCGGGAGCACCCGCAGAACCGGCTCTTTCTGCCGCGGCTGAAAGCGTTCCTGCCGAAACCGGGGGCGACACGGCGGCAGCCGCGACTGTCGCGACGGCCTCCTACGCCGAAAGCCTTTCGGTTGTGCTGGAAATTCTGGCTCAGGCCTGCGCCAGACCTGTTGCGGACCTGCGCCCCGAGATGGATTTGCGCTATGATCTGGCGCTGCGTTCCAGCCGCTTTCCCCTGATTGTTCAGGATGTGGAAAAAACGCTGGGCATCAGCGTTAATTTTGAAGATCTGCTGCAGGTCTCGACGGTGGGCGACCTTGCACGGGTGCTCTCCGGCGGGAGTTTTCGCGCGGGGCCCCGCGTGGAAACTGCCGACAAGCCCGACGCGACGGCCAAAAACTGCGCGGAGCCCCTGCGCAGGTACGCGCCCCTTGCGGAGCTGCCCCCTGCGAATGCCGCAGCAGAGGTATGCCTTGAACCTTTGCCGCTTGACCCGTGCGCCAGGGGCGTAAGCCTCAAAAACGGCGATGTGCTGGCGCTCCTCGTGTTTGATAAAAATATTCTGCCCCGTCTGCTGAGCGGGATAGCGCCGCTTGGCTGCGTGCTGGGCGTGCCGCGCGACCTGATTGAGCAGTGCGCTCCCCTGGGCACTGCTGGGGCAAGCCTTGCGCCGCTTGATATTAGCCTGGAGGATTGCGCCGACGCGTCGCTGGCGGTCAGTCAGGTGCGGGCGGCCATTGCCGGTTTGGCGCAAGACTATGGCCGGGTTGACGGGGTGCTTTTTGTGCCGCCTGTACCCGCTGGCATAATGGTTGCCGCACCCGAGAATGCAGGCTGCGCCCCAGCGGCGGACGGCATGGGCGACCTGCTGCAAGCTGCGCTTGAGGCTGCCCAGCCCCATGGGCTGCGGTTTGTCGGCACCTGCTCTGTGCTTGCGCCGCATGCGGAAAACTGCATTTTTGACGCCCCGCTTGACAAAATACTGGCTGCCGCCAGCGCCAGGGGCCTTGCTGTGCGCGGCATACGCATGCTGCATGGCCCGGAACGCGCCAGTCTTGATGAATGGGGCGACATGCTGGCACGCGAGCTTTTATGCGGCACAGCCTCCCATGTGCTCTGGGTGCGCCCCGGCTCCCTGACGGGTCCGGTCGCCTGTAATGAGCCTACAGGGGCAGCGCTTGTGCGCGTATGCCCGGAGCAGTTTCCTCTGGTTTTTCCCGATCCTGTGCCGCCGTACAGGCCCATGGCCACCCTGTTTCAGGGGGGCTGCCATTTTTCGCGCTTTGCCGACAGGGCACTGTCCGTCCACGGCGGGCAGCAGGGCAACAGCCTGGGAGATACGGTACCTACCTTGCCGGTGTGCCGCAGCCTGAAGGCCCTGCTGGAGGGCGCGCGGCAGTGTCTGCCCTGGCTGAAGGTTTCCGGTTTTTGCGACCTGCGCTTTTTTGACGCGCCAAGGCTTGCCCCCGGCGTCACGCGTGAATGCCTGGTTACCACCGAGGCCGAGCCCTGGCTGATGCAGGAAAAAGTTATGACGCGCATGTGCCGCAGCACCCTGGCGGTGCGCGGGTTGACGCCCAACGGGCGGCATACGGCCCTGTACGCGCCGGTAAGCGAAGGCATGGTGTGGCTTGCGGCCCACGCCAGCGATGTGCGCCCCCTGTGGAACGAGGTGCCCCCGGCCGCGGCTGCGAACCATGACGGCGCGGATGTGTCCGGCTATTACCGCAGCATCGGCCTTGGGGCGGACTGGCATCTTGTGGAAAACTTTGCCGTTTTGCCCGAAAATTTATATGCAGCGGCTCTGCGTCTGCCGCAGGCACGCATTGCCCCCGGTCTTGATTCTGAGTATAGTGACGTCATGCTTGTGGTAGAGGGCGTGATGCAGGCCGCACGGCTGGCCATAACCGCTGAATACTCCAAGGATTTTGACGATTCTGCCGCCATGGCTGAGGCCGTTGGCGCATGGCGTCTGCATGCTGTGGGTTTTATCCGTATGGGTGAGGCCCCGGCAAACGGCCCCTTGCATGTGCTCATGCAGCGCTCCTGGTCTGCCAAGCGTCTGCGCCGGTTTGACGCGCAGGTTGTTGACAGTAAGGGTACTGTTTTTTTGACTATTCACCATCTTGAATTTGACCGATGCGTCCAGGCGGGGCTCGCGCCAGCCCAGGTACCGTCGGTATAAACACACAATCTGCTCAGCGTTGCGCCAACGCAAAAACGCAAAGGGTGCCAGATGCTCACTGCGCAAGCAAACCTTACCACACGTTTTTTTCTGCTGCTGATGCTTACGGCGGCCTTGCTGGCCGGGGCCTGCTCCAAAAAGGCCGGGCTCAAGTCGCCTGAACTTCCCGCCAAACACTGGCTTGAAGAAGCTCCCGGCGTGCCGGTGGAAAACAAGAGCAAGCTCGAATCCGCGGTGCCGAACCTGTACGACCCCAAGAAGGTATTTTCCTTTGAGGACTGCGTGTTCCTGACCATCCAGCAGTCGCCGGCCCTGGTCAACAGCGCTGTGGACATCGAGATCAAGCGTCTTGCCCAGACCGATGCCGTATGGAAGTATCTGCCCGAGCCGCATATGCAGTTTACCGTGTCCAACAACCTGACGCGGTACAACATGGACAACAAGGACACCCCCAGCGATTACGGACAGACGCGTTTTCGCGTGGGCTTCTTTGCGGCCTTCCCCAACCCCATGGCGACCTATTTTGAGCATCAGGTGCAGACGGCCATGGTCAATTTGGCCATTTCCACGCACCGCAAGGCCGTTGGCAAGGCTATCAGCAAGATCGGCGAAGCCTACCTGCAGCTGCAGGCCCAGCAAAAAATTGTCGAAGCGCAAAAAGAACTGCTGCCGCTCGGCAAGGAGCTTGTGGATTACTGGCAGAAGGTGGAATCGGTCGATGGCCGCCAGGGCGTGTCTCTCAACCTGGCTATCCAGCACCAGCGCGAACTTGAGCTGCGGCTTGAACAGACCAGGATGAAAGAGATCATGCAGCGCACCAAGCTCAAGATCCTTGCGGGTGTTGAGCCCCAGCAGCGCCTTGAGGTGGACACCAAGAGCGCCGACACGGTTCTGGCCGGTTTTGACGGCCACAGGCTTACCTGGGAGGAGCGCTGGCCCGCTACCGAAGACGAGCTGCTGCTGCGCGGTCAGGTAAAACTGGGCGACTACAATATTATGGTCGCCTGGGCGCAGTACGTGCCCACCATGAGCATCGCCCTCAACAACAACCCGCCGTCTGGTCAGTATCAGCCGACCAGCGGCACTGAAGACACGTTCCTTCATCTGACGTTTGACTTCCCGCTCATCGACTGGGGGCGCAGGTATCGCGGCGTGCAGACCGCCCGCATGAACAAGGCCCAGGCCTTCCATGAGCTGGCCCGCAAGCGCACCGATTATTCCAACCAGTGGCTGCAGAGCGAGCAACGCGTGGCACTGGCCGAAACCGAACTCAAGCTTGCCAAAACCCGGCTGGATACGGCCAGCATGCAGTTCAAGGAAGCGCAGATTTCCTTCCACGAAGGTATCGTGCAGCTGCCCGACATGGCCAACAAACAGGAAGACATGGTGCAGGCGCGCATTGCCTATATCAATGCCGATCTTGATTACAAGCTGGCGCAGCTTGAGTGGATGTCGCTTTCCAACTCGC is from Desulfovibrio desulfuricans and encodes:
- a CDS encoding TolC family protein, with protein sequence MLTAQANLTTRFFLLLMLTAALLAGACSKKAGLKSPELPAKHWLEEAPGVPVENKSKLESAVPNLYDPKKVFSFEDCVFLTIQQSPALVNSAVDIEIKRLAQTDAVWKYLPEPHMQFTVSNNLTRYNMDNKDTPSDYGQTRFRVGFFAAFPNPMATYFEHQVQTAMVNLAISTHRKAVGKAISKIGEAYLQLQAQQKIVEAQKELLPLGKELVDYWQKVESVDGRQGVSLNLAIQHQRELELRLEQTRMKEIMQRTKLKILAGVEPQQRLEVDTKSADTVLAGFDGHRLTWEERWPATEDELLLRGQVKLGDYNIMVAWAQYVPTMSIALNNNPPSGQYQPTSGTEDTFLHLTFDFPLIDWGRRYRGVQTARMNKAQAFHELARKRTDYSNQWLQSEQRVALAETELKLAKTRLDTASMQFKEAQISFHEGIVQLPDMANKQEDMVQARIAYINADLDYKLAQLEWMSLSNSLAQRFLGLPAKEVL
- a CDS encoding acyltransferase domain-containing protein: MRQDSENPAQDTPQGEIALDGVRYANLHQAGQQWRVGAVNPAWRQELLALPANPDGNDLARLEDRGLWIAPVRAGGTPPLAVLCCGLGSVWPGMGRELYDNFPAARAAMDRLASVADWDVLGLMDETDVEKVSLTRWQSPYVFMLEYAQWSVLSSLGLSPSLFCGHSLGEIIGLCISGILAPEEAWYIMDTRAVHMAEMEARATRETGMMAVHADAEAISETCAAFPALYVSNYNTPHQFILSGPREVLQEARKSLRTRRIPAIVLNVSLAFHHPSMRVLRDISLRRLSALETHAPATPMLSCIDAQFYPGDAASTCMHIADLDENSVRWTECVQTMWNREGIRYFFELGPQDTLCSLVTDNEPQAVCFAAGRKGREVEGMRQACARLYSLGYLPHAAVKSRADAAADGGESRLLACMPAPHCGLRPVAPTNLAQADGAGAPAEPALSAAAESVPAETGGDTAAAATVATASYAESLSVVLEILAQACARPVADLRPEMDLRYDLALRSSRFPLIVQDVEKTLGISVNFEDLLQVSTVGDLARVLSGGSFRAGPRVETADKPDATAKNCAEPLRRYAPLAELPPANAAAEVCLEPLPLDPCARGVSLKNGDVLALLVFDKNILPRLLSGIAPLGCVLGVPRDLIEQCAPLGTAGASLAPLDISLEDCADASLAVSQVRAAIAGLAQDYGRVDGVLFVPPVPAGIMVAAPENAGCAPAADGMGDLLQAALEAAQPHGLRFVGTCSVLAPHAENCIFDAPLDKILAAASARGLAVRGIRMLHGPERASLDEWGDMLARELLCGTASHVLWVRPGSLTGPVACNEPTGAALVRVCPEQFPLVFPDPVPPYRPMATLFQGGCHFSRFADRALSVHGGQQGNSLGDTVPTLPVCRSLKALLEGARQCLPWLKVSGFCDLRFFDAPRLAPGVTRECLVTTEAEPWLMQEKVMTRMCRSTLAVRGLTPNGRHTALYAPVSEGMVWLAAHASDVRPLWNEVPPAAAANHDGADVSGYYRSIGLGADWHLVENFAVLPENLYAAALRLPQARIAPGLDSEYSDVMLVVEGVMQAARLAITAEYSKDFDDSAAMAEAVGAWRLHAVGFIRMGEAPANGPLHVLMQRSWSAKRLRRFDAQVVDSKGTVFLTIHHLEFDRCVQAGLAPAQVPSV